TAGTTACGAAAACAACTGAGAAAACTAATGTGAGTCGAcactaagagcgtccacaatggatgACCAAAACTATAAATTTCGTCCAGAAACCAATCACAGTGGAATGGACTAAAGAGTAAAATGGTGGACCAAAACTAAATATCAGATTATATTTGATCTCTAATCTGGACCaaaactatatttggtctggcAAAGTTTAAAAGTGCGTTTCATATCAGGCGCATGTATAATAACTGTTTGGAGTAGGGCGAATATATAATATACGCTCGCTAATGAGGCGAGGTTTTAAAATCCCTTTGAATACAGCGAAGGTATAAACTACGCCCCACGGGGCGTGCATATAAAGTGTGCCCCATGCTAGGCGAACATTTAAAGTTCGCCTGAACTACTAGTATTTTGAAACTTTGAATTTTTATATACATAACTAACACGTGTACATAATTCCAAGCCCCAAAATGAATTAACTTCAAACAAATACTATTGCCCGACACGCATTAAATTTCCGTCTCATACCAGGCGTTAATAATATGTACGCCCAACTCAAACGTAGTTTATATGTCCGTCCGAGTGTCGGACGGAGATTGTACATGCGTTTGGTTTCAGGCATAGTTTTAACATGCGCTCGATCAAATTTTATTCCTCCACTGTAGTAttacggactaaacccaaattttttagattttttttttggtatttagtcTTTGATTATGATCGCAcaattgcagttgctctaaaacGACTGTACCACTGGGTAAAACTATTTTACCTGAAACAAAAACGAAGAAATCAGACCTTATGCGATCCGACAAAACTCCAAAATAGTTATTGTAGTTTTAAAGAAAGCATCACCCAATAAATTTTTGAGAGAcaataaaaaaaaacactttAGGTTCATAAAAGGAGAAAAAGACATAACATGAAAAATGCAGGACGAGGAGTACTAGTTgagaatgcaaaaaaaaacataaattaacAAGGTTTCCCAGACATTAAAGCAAACAATATGTGAACTAAGAAAGATTTTAACCAAAACGAGGAATAGGTGCAGGAAAGGAATTCAAACTATGGGTGACAAGGTCCCTAAGACAATAAAGCAAACAATTGAAGAACATGGATAATATTTGGCCAATAATTGGTTGCAGCAAAGAAGAAATTGGATTAAGAGCAAGAATACCCCTGATGCTGGAATTAAAGAAAGGAAACCTTAAAAACCACGGATTATATCGATTTGAAGAAGATGATTAAACCCCTAATAGATCTCTGGATCATAAAAATTAAGGTAACAGAGGGAGATCCCGACTTTTACACAGCATCAGCTACACACGACCAGCAAAAAAAAGGAAGAACAATTCGCCATAGAAATACTACGGTGGATTAAATGGCCCCTAATGGTGTTAGGATTCGAGACCAAAACGATAGAAAAAAAGATAGAAATCCTTTGAATTGGGGATTAGCCAAGGATTTAAGCAAAGCTCATTAattatattgatttgattgataccataaaccctagaacaaactaTGAATTTATATAGAAAACCTAGCTTGAATCCTAAGCAAATAACAAATAAGGAAACACATACTCATTCCTAAAATAACTAATATTCCTAATCGGTGTTGGTATCCCAACAAATGGGCTACATGGCCGATAAACCCAAGAAATTAGCCGGACATGGTAAGATTATTTCTGAATCTCGAACATGCAGAAGATTTGGATCCCTAAATTGATTGAATCGGAGAAGATTGAGTCAACTCTGAAGTCGCCCGATCCGCAGAGCCTTCCGGTCTGTCTGTGTGATGTATCATTCCAAAGAGtagttcttttgtttttttgaacccTGAACGAATAGCATTCTATTCAACTGGGAATCATTCGTAATACATTTCTAAATATCACGGtaaaaaaaaactttgaaaactaataaagaaCAGTTTTAGCAAAGCTGAAGGTTCAAAGCTACAAAATCTATACAAGCTGCATCAAAACCTGTTACGACAACTACATCTACTACAGTTCCAGTACGTCGAATTTCTAAGTTCGAGCAGGAAGAAAGGAGAAAGCAGGGCTTATGCTTTCATTGTGATGAAGCTTATACACCTGGTCATTTATGCAAACGGGCAGCCCAAGTGTTACTGTTGGGATCTGATGATGATGTTTTCATAGTAAACTATTCTAACGATCCAACTTGAGGACAAGTTTCGTTTCGAGGGGTTGGGGATGTTGGGAAACCAACTATATTTTTAGGCTAGATATATTTTAGTAAATTATTTATCtatgttttattttagttttcatccAAATTGAGGACAAGTTGTGTCTCAAGGGGTTGGGGATGTTGGGATACCAACACCGATTAGGAATATTAGTTATTTTAGGAATGAGTATGTGTTTCCTTATTTGTTATTTGATTAGGATTCAAGCTAGGTTTTCTATATAAATTCAtagtttgttctagggtttatggtatcaatcaaatcaatataatTAATGAGTTTTGCTTAAATCCTTGGCTAATCCCCAATTCAAAGGATTTCTATCTTTTTTTCTATCGTTTTGGTCTCGAATCCTAAcatctggtatcagagccagCGATCTAAAACCACTCTTCCACCCCAATTTTTTTTCCCCTAAACCATCTTCCGCTActccgttcaaaaaaaaaaaaaaaattaccgtgAAATTGTGATCAAAGTACGGTACCACCAAGAGGGCTTCACCAATTACTGGTCGGGTAAGTTTTGATTGTTGGACTATCTAagatttgttgttgttccttTCAAAGGATTTCTatctttgaaaactaaaataaacatcTCCAACCCCTTGAGACACAACTTGTCCTCAAGTTggatgaaaactaaaataaaacataGATAAATAATTTGCTAAAATATATCTAGCCTAAAAATATAGTTGGTTTCCCAACATCCCCAACCCCTCGAAACGAGACTTGTCCTCAAGTTGGATCGTTAGAATAGTTTACTATGAAAACATCATCATCAGCTTCCAACAATAACACTTGGGCTGCCGTTTGCATAAATGACCAGGTGTATAAGCTTCATCACAATGAAAGCATAAGCCTTGCTTTCTCCTTTCTTCCTGCTCGAACTTAGAAATTCGACGTACTGGAACTTTAGTAGATGTAGTTGTCGTAACAGGTTTTGATGCAGCTTGTATAGATTTTGTAGCTTTGAACCTTGATGTTGCATCGATAGCTTCCTCTTGACGAATTgccaaatcaaaagcttcagataAGCTCGAAGGACGAAGCATACGAACACCTGCACTTATATCTTCACGAAGTCCCGAAAGAAAAATGCTAATTTGATGTGACTCTGGCATATCGGGCACAAAGTTAAGCAATTTTTCAAATTCAGTAATAAACTCACGAGCTGAACCTGTTTGCCCTAACTTAGAGAGGCTGGCACATGGATCAGTATATTTCCGTGAACTAAAACGTGCTCGAATTGTATGAGAAAATTGTTCCCATATTAATTGTCCTAAGGAGCTAGATATCCAACGATACCAAGATATAGAATCCCCCTCGAGATGGACAGCAGCCATACTTACCTTTTTAGCCTCTTGTACACCAACCAAGGAAAAATATTGTTCGGCCTTGAAAATCCATCCTTCCGGATCAGTTCCATTGAATACAGGAAATTTCAAATTAATCTGGCTTGCACGAATGATAGGAGCAGTACCAACTCGACCATTATTACCATTTGAATTTTGTGTGTCATCCTTCTCACCATTCTTATTTTGTGTGTCAACCTTCTCGCCATTCTTCTCCGCGATGTTCTCAGCAATATTAtattgttgagtttggaaaaaggTTGCAATAGATTCCAAAGCTACAGTCGCCCTTTGCCGATCTTCAATAGCTTTTTGACGATCTTCTTTCATCTCGGCGAGCACTGATTCCAAATTCTTATTTAATACAGCGATTTGTTCTTCTAAGTTTTTCACCGTCATTGTCGGAGTCCAAGAGAAAAAACTTGCTTGACAGAAGGAACAAGGACCCAAACTCACCCGGTATTAGTGGATAACGAGCAACTAATTAACAGGAGGCAAAAACTTGAATAACCACTATCGCGGAAACTGAGGTACTGTATTGTTTGTGCTTGATAATTAATGAAAGGAACATCAGCAAATCTTAGATAGTCCAACAATCAAAACTTACCCGACCAGTAATTGGTGAAGCCCTCTTGGTGGTACCGTACTTTGTTCACAATTTCACggtaattttttctttctttttcttttttgaacggAGTAGCGGAAGATGGTTTAGGGGAAAAAAAATTAGGGTGGAAGAGTGGTTTTAGATCGCTGGCTCTATACCATATGTTAGGATTCGAGACCAAAACGATAGAAAAAAAGATAGAAATCCTTAGAATTGGGGATTAGCCAAGAATTTAAGCAAAgctaaaataaaactaaaataaaacataatttgttctgatgatgatgataaggaaattgaaattaaatatCATTTGAAATTAAAACTTGATAAGGAAAttgtgaaagagtgggaaaataaCCATGTCAAATTGGCAATGAATCCTCCTCCGCTTCATTTTGAAAAAATATCCCACGTGGCAGGAAAAGGTGTGAAACATAGGGACAACTCAAGTAGTGGAGATACCCAACAAATTTTGCCGTAACTTATCTTACTCCCTCAAGTTACAGGCATGGTTTCGGATTTTAAAAATGCTTGATGAGGCTGGCTGGCTGGCACTTACGCACAGCAATTTTTACCAAGCAAAGTGTGTCATTACGTGGGGCATATTCATTTTCATGTGAGAGGATCCGTTTTTACACAGTGTAAAATCATTGTATTTTGTAGGTGTCACTACAGTACAGTGGTCAGCATCAAAttttttaccgatcaaaaaataaaaatcattatatTTTTTACTGGTTTTGGAACGACACGGCATAAGCATTTTGTGTGCTAGTTTCTTTCTGGTTTTTCCACATTGTATTCATGGGAGGAGAAATTGGATATCCTATTATAGAGGTTCTGATTGTTGAGACTAGCTCTAAGAAATTTTTATCAGGTAATTTCCTCTTCCTTACCTCCTCCAAAAGAATTTTTGGTGCTTAAGCTGAGCCTTGGAGTATTTTCAGTTTAATGCATTCTTGTGGCTGAAGGATTCTAGTTCTTCAAAATCCTCTTATACTCAACAAGTAACCATGGAATTGAAAACAGCAAACAACCTCAAAAGTTGTTAGTACAGAATCCTCGAGCCTATTTTTGACCCCAAACCCAAAGAAGGAAATTTAATCATCGAGTAGAAGAAACACATGAACAAATCCTCTTACATTTATGCAGCATAGCAAATGATACAATAAATATACACAACATGTAAACACACCAGCATAAGGCGCTAGGACCTGTAAGATCATCATATCTTGAACAACACTATCATTTGCGAGGAGCTGGATGAGAAGAAGAAACTCTCATGTCCGGTTCTCCGGGTTATACTAGTACTGAAGTTGAATCTACCGTAGATCAGCTTGGGTTGCCGCAGAAATGGCGTAACTAATCAAGCAGAAGTAGAAGTCGATGTAGAAAAGCGATAAGAGGCATAGGACATGGTACCAAAACTCCAACTGCGATGTATAAGTTCTGCTTTTGCAGTTTCACCAGCTGCTCCTAACGCTACATGCAATGGATAAAAGTGGTCGGGCGATGGGTGTGCCATTTTCGCATATGGTGCTACCTTCTCATACTCCTTGATATCGTCATGCCTATATTCATTAAGAACGCATCAGAAAACTTTGCAATAAGAATGATAAGTTTACATAAGTGAACTAAGCAATAAAGATATTGCCCATGGCTAAAATCATTACTCACAACTAACATTCACATGAAAAGGAAACATGGGTTGGATTGGTTTTTTCCATCTCTTGTGAATTGGAGGCATATTTACTGTTGGTCAAAATCATGTCTTCCCATTCACCGTGGTCCCAAGACTAGTTTCTGGTTGCATTTTCTCCACAAGTCTACCCAATTTTGCAACAAAGCAACATTTTGACAGttgaaatgaaatgataaatttaCCTTCCATTCAAGAGACTATCTTTAAGCCAAGAATCAAACTCACGCGCCCAAGGGACATGGCGAGGTCCATTAGGATTGATTGACCTTAAGTTGTGGGTAGCACTTCCTGACCCAATTATGAGCACACCTTCATCTCTCAATGGTGCCAATGCCTTTCCCATGTTATAGTGATGTGCTCCATTGCCCTCCATCTGAACAGAAAGCTGACAAACCGGGATATCAGCCTCCGGATACATTAGCATGAGAGGAACCCATGCTCCATGATCCAATCCACGCGATTTGTCAGAATTTACTCGTTCGAACCCACTATTCTTCAACAACTCCTTAACTCGATTCGCCAGTTCCGGTGCACCAGGGGCGGGGTATTTCAGCTGTCATTTGATATACAAAGCAAAAATTAGTCATGTATGTTATTCTTAACAACTTACAAACGAGTTCAACATGCCTCTGAACATCACTAGCAACTAATTAGCTCCTTTTACAAGATGCATCTACAGTAAAATCAGTTGAGATACCGGAAACTGAAACTGCGATTCAGGGATTGACATGAGGTTGAATTTGGCATATTTATGTCTCCAAATTTCGAACAATTAATCATTCTTTTCATTTCCAATTCAATATGAATGAAATCAAACACTAAAGATATGATAAATTACCTGATACATAGGTTTGGGGAATCCATAGAAATCGTAGATGGTATCGTTCACCTTGACGATGTTTACAGTAGGCTCAGCAGTCTCCCAATGACCTGAAATGATGAGAATTGATTTGGGTCTTTCTGGGAAGATTTTCTCTTGAAATGATTTCAGGAAATGTCTAGCTGGTAAACTATCATCTATTGAAAGTGTTGGTGATCCATGTGATATGAAAAACGTATCCATTTTCTTCTTGATCACCAAGAGAATTACACAGAAAAGCAAAGCAAATTGGAAAGAAAGAATGAAACAGAGAAGAGGGGAGAAGAGGGGGTTTTTGTTTTCGAAAGGTTAGGTAAGGAAGGGGAAATTGGAATTTAGATGGAGAAACAGAAATCTAAACAACCACAGCAATGAAAACAACGACACGTTTTCTATATTTATAGAGAGAGGTGAAATGTGAACTCATATTGACGCGGCGATGCCGTCATTAGCAGAGATTGAttaaaaaataaggaaaagaaagattgggtttggtttggttttgttgTCTAGTACTTGGAGATAAGATAACTTATTGGGTTGTCATTTTTGACTACTTGTTGGGTATGATCTACGGTTAAAAAGAAACTCGGCAGGTATGGCGCTCAAGTCATAGGTCCGTGTGGACAAAGGATGTTAAGGGGTGTCTAGTGGCTGGGTCCAATTGGGACAActtatgtccaaataaataaaTACGTTAGAACCCCATATAATAATCCACAATAAATTAATAATCGCCATAAGTTATTAAATTTTGCCGGTCACGATCATTCGTTAAGTTTACAAGTTGTAAAAGATGTAGACTTTTAGGTCTTTTCGCATGTATAAATTAATAACTTTTTAATTTAAATAATATTAGTTTGATATTTATGTTAATTTGGTAAAGAATGATTCGGTTGTGACCAGTTTTTTTTAAATTGATGTGACGTCAAATCTCattttaaatttttcttaacattggaagagttttggctttttgataaagtacccctaCTTTTGACTTTACACTAAAAAAATGCCCCCTTTTTTTTAAACTTTCTAAAATGCCCTTGGTTTGACCGTTTTATACAATAAACGGTAAACGGCAGTTAACAGCCGTTATTGCTTAGGTGACAGCGCAATAAAAGTCTAAAAAGCCCTTTGAACTAAATAGAGTTGAATCTACTTGAATCGCCGAGTTGAAACGCCGACTCAACTCGAGTTAATAAGAAACACGTGGCATCCATCTAACCATCCATGTAAAAGAAAAATCAACGACCCACAATAAGATCTAATCTCCCAATGATCTTATTCCCAATTCCATCTTCTTCAACCTGTATATATATAGATGATCTTCCATATGTTTTTGCAACTCAAAAAAATTCACTATAAGCTAAGAAAACTTAGAAACAATGAATGGTGGAGGTGCAAAAGACTCTCTAGGTagtagtagtagcagcagcagcaacaacaaccataaggtgagaatgaaaaaaaatcatcactCATTGTGCTATGTGTGAACAAGGTAATCATGACACAAAAGTGTGTCCTTGGCTATATTCTAGGTGCAAGCATTTCCCTGTAATGGTGTAAGAGCATTGCTTCAATCTACAACAAATGAAAACTATGGGAAAATGTTCTTAAAGTGCACAATACCTACCTGCAATTATTTTGAATGGTTTGAAGATGCTTCTAACCATTGTAAATCCAAGTTGGTGTTGTTACCTTCAGATAAAAGATGTCAAGCTTGTGGAGTAGATGATCATTGCTTTGAAAGTTGTCCACTGCACCATCAACTTTGCTTCTCTTCAGCCTGCAATTCCAGAATGTACCTGAAGATATGCAACAATCAACACAACAAGGGAATAGCTTACCTTACCTGCCAAAAATGTGATTCATTTAGATGGGCTACAGATGCTATCTTCCTTGCTGCAAAGGAGAGAGTTAGAGATTCAACACAACAAATGATTGATTTAGttacaaaattaggaaaaggtaTTAACATATAAACCTGCTTCATTTCGTATGTAATACATGatttaaaaaaacaacaacaaggcaGTTATAGTTGACAGCATACAAACTTAGTAAAGCTGAGATGCAAAAAACAAATTCTGATAGAGTATATACTTACTTTGTCCAATCAGGTCTGAATGGCTTCAAACAACAAACAGCATGTTGACAAACAAACTTTCTGAGTTGTCATTGTAGACAGCAGGAACAACTTCAAGAAGCCCTTTTTGGCTATCTGAAATGAATGTCAATGGCTTTTCATGGCTTAAGAGTATGGATTCAAGTCAGTGAAGAACATAGTCCAATTCTCAATTGTTTCAGCAGgaaaaacaccaattcctaatGTGACTAAACCATTTTGACCATCTAACCCAGTTGCAACCATCAACACACCACCACACTTACCATTTAGATGACAAGCATCTAACCCAACAGCTGATCTACACCCTTCCTTCCATCCTTTGATAGCTACAGCAAAGCTTATTGTCATTGACTCAAAATCCATGTCAGTATTACAATATGAAAAAGTTCCAACTGAATCCTTATTGGAGTCACACACCATCTTATAAAACTGAGGAACTAGTATGTAACTCTTTTCATAACTCCCATACTTAGATTCCATCACTAAACTCCTAGCCTTCCATGTTGTATGATAAGTAATATCAATGAGATGAGAAGCCTTTAAATCCTCTTGAATTTGTCCTGGTCTTGGAATTACTTTTCCAGAGCCATTCTTCAACTGCTCTTGTATAACTTCAGCTACTAATGGAGGGTCTGCAGATCTATTGGGAATCTTGTCTTCTACAATCCTTTCTTACAAGTATGGGTTAAGTTCACAGACCTAACCTTAAATATAGACTGCTTTGGTAGTATTGAAGCAAACACAAACCACTCACACTCAACATTTCCTCTATGGTCAAACCTATTTTCACACCAAACCCTAAGTCTTTTCTTGTCACTCTTTCGAGCCCTAAATTCACATTCATTTTTAACACAGAATAACTTAAAATGTCTTTTGAATGCATCTTTATCAGGAAAGGTAGTACCTACTATCATTTGTGAAGTATCTAGTGGTTTAACAAAATCTAACTCATCAAAAAGCTCACCAGGTTCATCCTCAAACTCAGGGTTATCATCTTGGAAATCCTTGTAATAGTGTGGGTCTTCTTCACCCTCTTTACCTAAACAAGTACAAAACAAAAAGCTCTAGTTAGTTCTACACCTTCATCACTCATATAAACAAGccataacaaaacaaaaacaataatggGAGCCCAAATATAATATGCTACAACCATAAAAGCAAGAACATTAAAGTGCCATGTTAGTCTTCAACCTTGGTCATTTACTTCTGCACCATCATCAGTTGCATCATCATTATCTGCATAAGAATAACTTGAATCAGTTAGTACAACAATAACTAATGCATCAGTAAATACTAAATGCACAAAAGTACAAAACAGTAACTCAAGTGTTTAGGTTATGAGCACTTTCAAATGCATTTTCACTTTCAGCATCACTTGaatcttcattgtcttcattACTATTATAAGCAGCTTCAGGATCTTCTACAGGATGGCACTCATCCAGTTCTTTGTTCTCAAGATGAATTACAGCCTCATCTAGttgtttttctttcattttctttaaCCAATATTCATCATCAAAAAAGTCATCATCATCTAAAAGTAGTTCCTCATCTACTTGAATTGGTGTACTACTTGATCCTTCTCTCAAATTATCACCAACAACACTTGCTTGAGTAGGTTGTGAACTGCCCTGCCCAAACAACTTCCTAGCAgtgccaccaccatcacttttGTTCTTATCACCTCCAAGTCTTGGGCTTCTTCTCACTTGAGGTGACTTTGATACTGATTTCTTAGGTGTGACATACCATTCTGGATTTTAATCTTGACTACCAACTGAATGAAACCATTGCCATTTACCACAACATTgtcccaaaaccaaaaaaaaaaacattgatcATTCTTTAGAGTCCATGGATGTCCTTTGTCTGATATCCACATTAAAATAACTTCATGTATATCTTCCAAACATAACTTCATGTGAACCATTTGCTGAAACATCCTCAGATTCATCTTATCTCTTTGTAACTTTTTGAAAGCAAACTGAATCTTACTGTCAGTACAATAACAACTTATGTCTTTAAATTTGCTTTTTCCCTCATCAATGTTGCCACTGAAATATACAGAAATACAAAACAACATTATAAGGCATTCATACAAATAAAAACCAAATACAGACTCAATACACATATAAATACAAACCCAATACACATACAAATACAGACAGAAGTTCtaacaaaattaaacaattaaaaaaaaagactttCATCAGATTCAACTGCATATTCTTCACATCATCATTTGTTTTCAATTTGAAGtgacaaacaaaaacaaaaggaaGATTCTATTTTTTTCAcagacaaaacaaaagaaacagatAAAAAATGACGAAAAAGTgagggtttcaaaaaaaaattatgggttTCACTTTATATTTATCTAAAAACCTTCCAAATCATTTGATTTAATCATTCAAGTACAGatctaacaaaatcaaaacttagggtttcaaaatatctTACCTGGACATCACCTTTTCCTTTCCAGTCGTCGCCATAGATGAAACCATTCAATTTAATCTTCAATAGACTGATGAATCAAACCAAAAACATCTATCGATTTAACtgatcgattcaattgaatcgccaaaccttttttttttctctgagacgaaaaaagagagacataagagaggaagaaagagaggGTCGGGTGAAGATATTTCTCACCCTTTTAGATAAGTGATGGGTTTTTAGTAATTTGACCCAGTTTTTGACTAGGTAAACGCCCATTGGTTCCATTATGCGGGCCCAAGTGGCGAAAGTAAACGGTGAGGGCATTTTAGAAAGTTTGAAAAAAATGGGGGAATTAATTTTATGGGTTTTAAAAAAcgggggtactttatcaaaattctcaagagtTTTTGGTGTTGTCGTTAAATGATGCAATAAACAACTATTCAATATCTTCACAACTTCGATAACTTCTTTGCTTGAAGGTGGCTCTATAGATACAATTTCATTTTCGGTTTCCACGTCATCACTTTGTTCGTTTCCCATGATACTCTCAATTATTTCTCGTCACTCAGAAATTTGAAATAATATTCTCTTGAGGGTAATTCAAAAGGTATTCAACATCCACTCCATTGCGCTATATCAATCATTTAATTACGTTTTGCAGTACACTAGTGCGCCCTTTATCTAACATTTCAATTGAATTCTCTGATGCGGTGTCATCTATCGGATGAAATCTACTTTCCAAGCGGAAACGATAAAATTCATCTCGTCTAAAAAAGTTAACCTTATGGGGATTTGGTTCACCTACTTCATAACCCTCCAAAAAACTATGATAGAATCAACGACGATAATTCATCTTGAAAGCTCTTATAATCTCTGCGCAATGTTTTGataaattaatatataaaataaattaataaattttgtcgGTCTCGATGCTATTATTTTATAGGGTTTATACTGTAATCGATAAGGTGTAGGTCACAATGCCACATCGGGATGCACAtaagacgcaccatttatcacAACAGATATTAAACACGGTCATCTAAATAAAATCCGTCCATAGACCAAACATCAATAAAGGCCTGAGATTCTTTCTTAATATCTGCGGAGTTGATATATCCATCTGAATAGAAGTAAAATCCACACAGCAACTATGGCCAAGAAATTTCAACACTACAAACAGAATTATCAATACATGCTCCATACTCAAATGGGTGGGCACTTTCACAAGAAACAAGACTAATCAGTGTTATCCCAAGCCGCCCAACTAACAAAAGTAGTAGAACTTGTTTAGAGGCTTGATATGATCGATATAATCTTCAAGATGGAAGGCGACTTAAAGATGTAAGGTCACATGCAAGAATATGATGAAATCATAGAAAGATGATCCTTAATACAATTCAAGAACTACCATGGATGAAATCAGTTgcttcaaataaaataaaataaaagaacacTCATTTTTCCATCCATGAAAATTGACTGGAATAGGATGAACCACAAAGCACGAATAAAAAAAACTACCACATGTAGTAAACGAAATAGAAATATTTTTGAATACTTAAGTACCAAGCGTTAACCTGACAATAGTGACTCTTCTATCACTTTTAGGACCCCCGTTGAATACGTGTCTTTCGTTGAATAATGGTGCAACAACTTCTTCGATTTTGATACACCAACCAGATGAACAATCTTCAACGGAGAGGATTTTTATTCACTTGAAACAGGAACTTGAAATTGTCTAGAAAAAACTCTAATTGAACTGCACATTATTGATGCGTGTCGAAAATGCAACAAATTAGTTATCTTATTCCGTTCAATTTATAAGTATTATAGTGGAAGtaaagttcgttcccacgaacagcaaggagttttagttgtcaaaaatgtcacaaagAAGGGTTTGTTTTGTATAATATAAACTAATTAAATAAAGCAACACAAAATGGTTGGATTGAAAACAATAGAGAGAAATATGATTGATGAATTCTTATTCGTTACTAAACCATCATCAAGTTATTATGCTTTTTGTTTGTCATTAATCACAGACAATCACTAACTGTAGAGTAACAACTAGCTATCTCAATGTTATCCCTTAAATTTCCGATGTTTATCGATAACCAGATTCCATttgtctaaaccacctagtagtatctcATTTTAG
The nucleotide sequence above comes from Papaver somniferum cultivar HN1 chromosome 8, ASM357369v1, whole genome shotgun sequence. Encoded proteins:
- the LOC113306622 gene encoding extradiol ring-cleavage dioxygenase-like, with product MDTFFISHGSPTLSIDDSLPARHFLKSFQEKIFPERPKSILIISGHWETAEPTVNIVKVNDTIYDFYGFPKPMYQLKYPAPGAPELANRVKELLKNSGFERVNSDKSRGLDHGAWVPLMLMYPEADIPVCQLSVQMEGNGAHHYNMGKALAPLRDEGVLIIGSGSATHNLRSINPNGPRHVPWAREFDSWLKDSLLNGRHDDIKEYEKVAPYAKMAHPSPDHFYPLHVALGAAGETAKAELIHRSWSFGTMSYASYRFSTSTSTSA